The Polypterus senegalus isolate Bchr_013 chromosome 1, ASM1683550v1, whole genome shotgun sequence genome includes a window with the following:
- the LOC120537707 gene encoding uncharacterized protein LOC120537707, protein MATDEKSPEPWPGGLHVQSPPYPTHFSPLDASPKTQSSHRLLILVGGAVLALLVAVLGVLVAAYLGGTACWNRGSSDSLPSQLTVQNEASLLLALTREDHSPGPGITCDLRNHYMLYHGQPEGCVARRINPSDRPAPCKELEFFFLAVLKNATLGAGAPGMSVIDAATLGSLALLLCHQQPIFWLHPSTASRSFHDATMLPSAGEG, encoded by the exons ATGGCAACAGATGAAAAGTCTCCTGAACCGTGGCCTGGGGGCCTTCATGTCCAAAGCCCCCCCtat CCCACTCACTTCTCTCCTCTGGATGCCTCTCCCAAAACCCAAAGCAGCCACAGGCTCCTGATCCTGGTTGGAGGTGCAGTCTTAGCTCTGCTGGTTGCAGTACTGGGAGTACTGGTTGCTGCCTACCTTGGAGGAACAGCATGCTGGAAT AGGGGCTCCAGTGACAGTCTGCCTTCTCAGCTCACAGTGCAAAATGAAGCTTCATTGCTATTGGCCCTTACCAGAGAAGACCACTCTCCTGGCCCTGGAATCACATGTGACCTCCGAAAT CACTACATGTTGTATCATGGTCAGCCAGAGGGCTGTGTTGCCAGAAGGATCAATCCCTCAGATCGGCCAGCCCCCTGCAAGGAGCTGGAATTCTTCTTTCTGGCCGTGCTG aaaaatgcaacATTAGGGGCAGGCGCTCCTGGGATGAGTGTGATTGATGCTGCCACTCTGGGAAGCTTGGCGCTGCTTCTGTGTCATCAGCAACCCATCTTCTGGCTTCATCCTTCCACAG cATCAAGAAGCTTTCATGATGCAACCATGCTTCCCAGTGCAGGTGAAGGGTGA